Within the Nitrospira sp. genome, the region GTTTCTGCGCGCGTTGCGCGACATCTGCGATCAGCACGAGATGCTGTTGCTGTTTGACGAGGTACAAACCGGCGTCGGCGCGACCGGCAAGATGTGGTGCTGCGAGCATTTTGACGTGACGCCGGACGTGATCGCGTTCGGCAAGAAAATGCAGACCTGCGGCATCATGGCGGGGCCGCGCCTGAATGAAGTCGACAGCGTGTTCAAGGTGTCGTCGCGCATCAATTCGACCTGGGGCGGCAACTTGGTCGATATGGTCCGCGCCACGCGCATCCTGCGAATCATCGAAGAAGAGAACCTGATCGAACACGCCGCGACACAAGGCGAGTATCTGCTCGACGGCCTGCACCGCCTGGCCGACAAGCATCCGTCCGTGACGAACGTGCGGGGCCGTGGGTTGCTGTGCGCGGTGGATGTGCCGAACGCCGCAATGCGAGACGCGATCCGCGACGCCGCGTATGACCGTCAGATGATGATTCTGACCTGCGGCGAGCGCTCGCTGCGTTTCCGTCCGGTGCTGGACGTGTCGACCGAAGACCTGTCGCGCGGCCTGGAGATTCTGGACGACGCGATCGGCGCGGTCTCGGAATAGCGTAAGCCCCGCGATCTGCCCGAGTCCGGGGTTGACGCTTATGGGGCGGGAAGACGATCGCGCCACTCGGCGGCTTTGGCGTCGTAGCCTTTGCCCGGCTCATCCGCGTCCCAACGCTCGTACAACTCGACCAGCAGCTTGATTCCCTGGATCGACGTATCGCTGCCTTCTCCGTAGGCCGCGTCCGCCATTTTCAGATGCTCCAGCGCGAGCGGCTCGCCTTCCGGGCAACGATGCGTGCGCGCCAGCAGCCTTGCCAGCCCATAAACGCAGTTGATCGTGTTGGAATTGTTCGGCGGCAGTAGCCGACGGTCGATCTCGAGCGCCTCACGCAAGAGCGGTTCCGCGGATTCCAGGTCGTCGATCAGGAAGTACGCCGCCGCCAGGTCGAACTGCGCGTCCGCGACACTGGCGTCCGGCTCCGGCGCGCGGGCCCGGCGGATCCGCAGCACTTCGGTGAACAGCTTGATCGCCTGATCCGACTCGCGCTGCTTGCGGCGAATCGCGCCCATGCACTTCAGCGCTTCAGCCAAAGAGACATCGTCATCGCCAAACTCGGCCCGGAATCGATCCGCGGCCTGCTGATAGAGTTCGAGGGCCTTCTCGAGATCGCCCTTCCGGTCCGTGACGCGCGCCAGGTTGTAGATCGTGCGCGTTACGGCGGGATTCTCCGGGCCAAGCGTGCGTTTTCGCGATTCGAGTACGCGTTGCAGAATCTCCTCCGTTGCGGCCATATCGCCCCGCGTGAAATAGACGCCACCAAGATTCTCCAGCGTCGTGATGGTCGCCGGGTTGTCAGGGCCCAGCAAACGTTCGCGCGCCTCCAGCGTTTCAAGGTGGAGCTTCTCGGCCTCGTCGAGTCTCCCTATGGTCTTGTAGAGAACCGCGAGGTTTGCGATGCTGTTGAGCGTCTCCGGATGTTCAGGCCCAAGCAGCCGCTTCATCGTGTCCAGCGTCGTCAGGCGGAGCGCAAGCGCCTCCTCAGTCTTGCCCTGCGAAGAGAGGATCACAGCCAGGTTGTTCTGCCCCTGCAGCGTCAGGCTGTGCTCCGCGCCGACCTCCTTGATCCGGCCTTCGACCACTTCGCGCATCAGCGGCTCGGCCTCGGCATAGCGGTGCGTGTCCAAGTACAGCACCGCCAGGTTGTTTTGCGCGGTCAGAGTCTCGTAGTGCGTACCACCAAAAATTCGTCGACAGTACTCAACCGAGTTCTTCAGCAACGGCTCGGCCTCCGCGAATCGTCCCATGTCGGAGTAGATCAGGGCCAGCTGGTTCTCCGCGCGCACGGTTAATGGATGAGTTGGACCGAACACGCGGCGCCGGCGTTCCAGCACGTCCTGCGCCAGGGCCGACACCTCTTCCAGCTTGCCCGCCTCCCGCAGGACGATCACCAGATTCGCCATCGCTGTGATGGTGTTCTGGTCGTCGGGCCCCAGTTCCGCCTCGCACGCCTTGATCGCCGCTCGAATCAGGGCTTCCGCCTCGCCCCAGCGGCCCAAGCGCATCAGCACGCGCCCATAGTCCCCTTCCGCCAACAGGCGGCCTCGGTCCTCCGGCGGCGCGTTCTTCTGGTCAAAAATGGAGAGAACATCGCGCAGCAGCGCCTCCGCCTCGCGATATCGGCTTCGCTCGGTCAGCACCTGCGCCAGGTAAACGCGCGCGATCAGCGTGTCATCGGCCGACGCGCCAAGGGCGCTCGTGGCAAGTTCGACGGAACGCCGCACGTGGCGCTCCGCCTCGTCCGCCACGCCCAGCTGAAGGTAAGTCATGCCGATCGTTTGTTCGATGGAAGCCTCCACCACTGGCATCTCGGCGAACCGTGCCCGGCTGGCGTCGTCCTCCAGTCGCCGCGCCGCCGCGTCAAGCACCGTCCGCATCGATATGTCACGCACCGGCGTGTCGGTGTTCATCGGCGAAGTGGCCGCGAGCAGATCGGTATTCAGGAACTCGTTGATCGCGAGCGCGACTTCCGTTTTGCGCTTGGCCTCGACGAGCGCCTCCTCCTTCAGGTTGCGCTCGTGGCGCACCTTCACAAAACCGTAGGCCAGCGCCGCCAACGCCACGATTAGCGAGACCGACACCAGCCCCGCCGCCGCCACGCCCCCGCGATTGCGGCGGATGAACTTGCGCACGCGATACACCGCGCTCGGCGGGCCCGCGCTGACCGGTTCATTGTTCAGATAGCGCTCAATATCGACCGCGAAGCCACCGGCGGACTCGTAGCGTCGGGAGCGGTCTTTCTCGAGCGCCTTCATGATGATCCAGTCGAGGTCGCCACGCAGCGTAGTGGTCAGCTTGCGCGGCTCCAGCGAGCGCATTCGGGCAACCGTATCGAGATCAGCGCCGAGGCTCGCGAGTCGCGTGCTCGGCCGGCTGGGCTCTTCCTCGCGGATTCTGCGCTTTATCTCGTCAAGCGCGACGCCGCGCAGCGTCCGCGGATCAAACGGCGTCGTGCCGGTCAGCAGTTCGTACAGCAGCACGCCCAACGAGTAGATATCGCTGCGCGTATCAATGTCGAGGCTGGTCGGATCCGCCTGTTCCGGCGACATATAGGCGGGTGTGCCCAGGAACTGACCGAGTTCGGTGAACATTGTGTGTTCGGTCAGGCGGGCTTCGGTGGCCTTGGCGATGCCGAAGTCGATCACCTTCGGCGCGGGCGCTCCGTCAACAGTTGCCACAAGCACGTTGCTCGGCTTGATATCGCGGTGAATGACCCCCTTCTGGTGGGCATGCTGCACCGCCCCGCATACCTGTATGAACAGTCGCAGCCGATCCCGAAACAGCATGTTCCGGCCGTCGCAATACTGGGTGATGGGCGTGCCGCGCACCAGTTCCATCACGAAGAACGGGCGTCCGGTCGCGGTGGCGCCGGCGTCGAGCACTTTCGCGATGTGCGGATGGTCCATCATCGCCAGCGCCTGGCGCTCGGCCTCAAAGCGCGCGATCACCTGCCGCGTGTCCATCCCAAGCTTGATGATCTTCAGCGCTACTTCGCGCTGCACGGGCTGCGACTGTTCCGCGCGCCAGACGACGCCAAACCCGCCCTCGCCGATCTGCTCCACGAGCCTGTAGTGATCGATGACATCGCCGGGCTTCTCGGCTGAATGACCGCGATACATCGATGGCGTAGCGATCAGCGTTTCCATGTCGTCGCCAGATTGCGACGACCAAGCGCCCGGCCCTTCTTCGGCCTCCAACTGCCGCTCGACCGCGCGCCGCAGATCCGGATCCGCGCACTCCCGTCGCAGAAATGCCGACCACTCCGCGCGCGGCAGCGCGCGCACGCGGTCGATCATGCGGCGCGTCTGCGAATCGCCATCGGGTTTCACCTGGGATGGTTCCTTTTCGCCGAAGACTGACAGTCGGGTGGATTGTAGTCAGCGCGGCCCGCAAAGGGGACGGCCGAAGGGGGCGCGGTCGCGGTCTATTCCGTGATGATGTCCAGCCGCAATTGCTCCGGCCAGCCCGACAAATGTAACTCGCTCTTGCCGCTGAGCAGTTCGACGAGGCGCTGGCCGATGAACTCCTTCCGCCAGCCCGTCAGCAGCATAGGCGCCTCCGATGTGTGGCCCTCAAGGTGGTCCAGCAGATCGCGGAGCCGTTGGGCCCCGCCGACGAGTTCCTGGCTGACCTGGTCTTCGAAACAGACGAACCGCAGCACCGCCGACAGCAGATCGAGCGTGACGCGCATCGTCGGCGTTTCTTCGCGCTGTTCCGTCTGCTTCGGGCGCTGCGCCGGCGGTACCCCGCGGGCGTCCTCGACAATCTTCAGAATCTGATCCACCACGCGGCGATTCTTCGCCTGCGGAAAGCCGCGCAGCACTTCCAGGTCGGTCGCCTTCCGCGGCGCGCGGCGCGCCACCTCGACGAGCATGTCATCCCGCATCATCGCGCGCAGCGGACGATTCCGCTCCGCCGCCCATTGGTCACGCCACTCGATCAGCCGCAGCAGAATTTCGAGGCCCAGCCCGTCCAGCCGCCGCGCCCCTTTGAAACGCGCCAGCCGATCGACCGCCGGCGGGCGATAGAAATCCGTGTTCTCAAACCGCTCAAACTCCTCGACCGCCCACGCCGTGCGTCCGAGTTCCTTCAGTTTCTTGACAATCTTCGCGTAGGTCGCGGGCAGGTGCACGACATCCTCGGCCGCGTAGCGGAGCTGGTCGTCGGTCAGCGGCCGGCGCGACCAGTCGGTCAGCGTCTGCCCCTTGGTAATCCGTTTCCGCCGCGCCACGAACACAAGCCGCGACAGACTGAGCGGATAGCCATATCCGACGAAGCCCGCCGCGATCTGCACGTCAAACACATTTCGCGGCGCCTTGCCGGTCTTTCGCGTGCAGACTTCGAAGTCTTCCTTCCCGGCATGCACGATCGTGAGAATGTCCGGGTCGGTCACCAGTTCCCAGAATCCGGCCAGGTCGAGCCCCGCCAGCGGATCAAACAACGTAACCTCATCGCCAATCGCCACCTGCACGAGGCACAGATTCGCGTCATACGTGTCGTCGCGAATGAACTCCGTATCAAAGCAGAACATGCCGCGCTCGCGCACGTCGGCGCACAGCGCATCCAGGTCGGCCTGTTCCGTTACCACTTCGATCACCGATTTGGACATGTCACACACCGAACGCGGCCGAGAACGCCGCAGGCCCCCAATGGCGAATCGGCGCGGGAGGCGCCGCGCCGGGGCGCAGCGTCCGCGGCGCCGGAATCTCGCCAGTATACCGCTCACGCCGCGCGCCGACAGGGCCCGCCTGATTCCCGTTTGGAGCGGGGCCCCGCGCTCCGCTACACTCGCGAGGTTCAGTCATGCTGGAATTTGCGGGCGGCCTGTCGGTTGTTGACGTTTCCCCCCGGCGTCCCCGGCGGCCGCCCGGCGTTTTCCATACGCGCGCGATGCTGAGGCCCCACACCAGATGAGCAGGCGATTCGACGCGATTGTCCTCGGACTCGGCGCCATGGGCGCCGCCGCGCTGTGGCGCCTCGCCCGCCGCGGCGTGCACGCCATCGGCGTCGATCAGTTCGAACGGGCGCACGCGCGCGGCAGCTCACATGGCGAAGCCCGCATCTGCCGCCAGGCCTACTTTGAACATCCCGACTATGTGCCCCTGTGCCGACGCGCCTACGCCCTGTGGGACGAGCTCGAGCAGGACGCCGCGCGGTTGAATCGCCGCGACGGCGCGATGTCCCCCGGCGCCGCAATCTTCGAGCGCTGCGGGCTGCTGATGTTCGGGCCGGCCGATGCGCCGATGGTCAGCGGCGTGCGACGCGCGTGTGAAACGCACGGTCTCGCCGTCGAGGCGCTGTCCCACGAGGCGGTGCGAGCACGCTGGCCCCAGTTTGATCTCGATGACGACCTCACCTGCCTGCTCGAATCGGACGCCGGCTACCTGCGCGTCGAACCCGCGATCCGCACCATGCTCGCGGCGGCCGAGTCGCTGGGCGCGGAGGTCCGGACCGGCGCCCCGGTCCGCGACTGGTCCGCCGACGACCGGGGCGCGCGTATCACGCTCGCCCACGATGGAACCACGATCGAGGCGGATCGCCTGATCATCGCCGCCGGACCCTGGTCCGGGTCGCTGCTGCGCGGCCTTGGCCTGCCTTTCAGCGTGCTGCGCAAGGTCCAGTTATGGTTCGCCTGCGACGACACCCGCTATGCGAACTGCCCCGTCTTCGCGTATCAGTCCGAGGGCGCTTTCATGTACGGCTTCCCGATGCTGGAGCCCGGACGGATCAAACTGGCGGAGCACACCGGGCGCGAAGTCGTCGACGACCCCGGGTCCCCGGACCGCGCCCTGCGTCCCGACGATATCGAACGCGTCGCCGCTTTCGCGGCCCGGCGCCTGGCCGGCGTCTCGCCGCGCGTTGTGCGGCATTCGGTGTGCATGTACACGATGACGCCGGACGAGCATTTTGTGATCGACCGGCATCCACAGTACGATTCGGTCTCGTTCGCGGCGGGTTTCAGCGGGCATGGCTTCAAGTTCGCGCCGCTGGTCGGGTCGATTCTGGCGGATTTCGCCACAGCCGGCGCCACGGACGAGCCGATTGATTTCCTGAGGTTCTCACGGAGCGCGCTGCGATGATCGAGGCTCAACCGACATCCACCCATCCCGTCGTGTGCGGGGCCCCGGGCTGCGGCCAGGCCAACCCGCCGGGGTCGATCGTTTGTCGCAAATGCGGCGCGGATATCGTCGCCGGCCGCGGGCTGCGGGACGCGTTGATGGCGGTGGCGTTTTTCGCGCTGCTGACGCTGGCGACGTTCCTGACGGTACGGATGGTGATGCGCCACTACGACGCGAAAGTCCGGGCGCAGGCGGAAAAGGCCGGCGTGCTGGAGCAGATTGTCGACAAGCCGGAAATGCGCTACCCGGATATCCCGGGAACAACGCCCCCGCCGAAGACGCCGTAGGCTGGACTCAGCCCCGCAGAATCCGGGCCCAGCGATTCATCCATCTCGGGAGCGGGCGGACGCGCGGTGCGCCGGCTCGACACGTCATTCCGATATGGGGAATATGCAAGCACCCATACGGAAGCGCATCGCCACGACAGCCATCGCCGCCCTCACCCTCGGCGGCCTCGGCTGCGCCGTGCGCGACGATCCGCGATACAACCCCTACGCCAACCCGCGCGACGGCCCAATCGGCCCCCGCGCGCAAAAGCTCGTTGACGACGCCCAGGCCGCGCTCGACAGACTGGACCATCGCGCGGAAAATGCGCTCTACTGACCCGGACGGGAACCAACGGAACGCGACGGATGCGCGTCATCTTCACATCAGACCTGCACGGCTCCGCCACGCTGCTCGATCAGCTCGGCGAACTGCTGCGCCGCGAGACGCCGGGGCTGCTGATCCTCGGCGGTGACAATCTCGGCGACGGACCGGAAACCGGTCCGGTCGACGCGCAACTCG harbors:
- the rnd gene encoding ribonuclease D, producing MSKSVIEVVTEQADLDALCADVRERGMFCFDTEFIRDDTYDANLCLVQVAIGDEVTLFDPLAGLDLAGFWELVTDPDILTIVHAGKEDFEVCTRKTGKAPRNVFDVQIAAGFVGYGYPLSLSRLVFVARRKRITKGQTLTDWSRRPLTDDQLRYAAEDVVHLPATYAKIVKKLKELGRTAWAVEEFERFENTDFYRPPAVDRLARFKGARRLDGLGLEILLRLIEWRDQWAAERNRPLRAMMRDDMLVEVARRAPRKATDLEVLRGFPQAKNRRVVDQILKIVEDARGVPPAQRPKQTEQREETPTMRVTLDLLSAVLRFVCFEDQVSQELVGGAQRLRDLLDHLEGHTSEAPMLLTGWRKEFIGQRLVELLSGKSELHLSGWPEQLRLDIITE
- the solA gene encoding N-methyltryptophan oxidase; translation: MSRRFDAIVLGLGAMGAAALWRLARRGVHAIGVDQFERAHARGSSHGEARICRQAYFEHPDYVPLCRRAYALWDELEQDAARLNRRDGAMSPGAAIFERCGLLMFGPADAPMVSGVRRACETHGLAVEALSHEAVRARWPQFDLDDDLTCLLESDAGYLRVEPAIRTMLAAAESLGAEVRTGAPVRDWSADDRGARITLAHDGTTIEADRLIIAAGPWSGSLLRGLGLPFSVLRKVQLWFACDDTRYANCPVFAYQSEGAFMYGFPMLEPGRIKLAEHTGREVVDDPGSPDRALRPDDIERVAAFAARRLAGVSPRVVRHSVCMYTMTPDEHFVIDRHPQYDSVSFAAGFSGHGFKFAPLVGSILADFATAGATDEPIDFLRFSRSALR